In the Solibacillus sp. FSL K6-1523 genome, one interval contains:
- a CDS encoding RecQ family ATP-dependent DNA helicase, with protein MQLESYLHQYFGYETFRSGQKEVVEQLIAGKDVVALLPTGMGKSLCYQLPGYVFDKPVLIISPLLSLMQDQVDQLKQMGEKRVIALNSFLTPAQKNYALHFLHEYRFIFISPEMLLQPQVKARLSSMELSLIVADEAHCISQWGYDFRPDYLRIGEVIQVTNRPPVLALSATATTKVLHDIEHYLEMDCPFTYVHSVDRPNIHLVKRSFVVKEDKLAWILEHVEKTSGPGIIYTQSRAKTESISSQLLQRGIAAAAYHAGKEMQDRQFIQHQFLAGQLDWIVATNAFGMGIHKNNVRQIIHESMPSTVANYMQEIGRAGRDGKDAVAFLLFCEGDEQYAKFIVSEDLPKDFHVDRYAEYKANGEQPNVMLSNGEISEVAFRVVNYWMERETVEQVKERLGNMQMAKFDEVMAMLKIVETTSCMRELLIDYFGQQVEEKHENCCSNCGVDISALLKERVEPKSQNSMTDWKARLQQILLRNL; from the coding sequence ATGCAATTGGAGTCGTATTTACACCAATATTTTGGCTATGAAACATTTCGTTCGGGACAAAAGGAAGTGGTGGAACAATTAATTGCAGGGAAGGATGTCGTTGCCTTATTGCCTACAGGAATGGGGAAATCCCTTTGCTATCAACTGCCAGGCTATGTTTTTGATAAACCTGTATTAATTATTTCACCGTTGTTATCTTTAATGCAAGATCAAGTAGATCAGTTAAAACAAATGGGTGAAAAGCGCGTCATTGCACTGAATTCTTTTTTAACGCCTGCGCAAAAAAATTATGCACTACATTTTTTGCATGAGTACCGTTTTATTTTTATATCACCGGAAATGCTGTTGCAGCCACAAGTAAAAGCGCGCTTGTCAAGCATGGAACTATCATTAATTGTTGCGGATGAAGCGCATTGTATTTCGCAATGGGGCTATGATTTTCGGCCTGATTATTTACGTATTGGTGAAGTTATTCAAGTGACGAATCGCCCACCAGTACTCGCATTATCTGCAACGGCAACAACGAAAGTATTGCACGATATTGAACATTATTTAGAGATGGATTGTCCTTTTACGTATGTGCATTCTGTCGATCGTCCAAATATTCACCTCGTAAAAAGATCTTTCGTTGTTAAGGAAGATAAATTAGCGTGGATTTTAGAGCATGTTGAAAAAACGTCTGGTCCTGGAATTATTTATACGCAGTCAAGGGCAAAAACGGAAAGTATTAGTTCGCAGTTATTGCAGCGTGGCATTGCAGCTGCAGCGTATCATGCAGGAAAAGAGATGCAGGACCGCCAGTTTATTCAGCATCAATTTTTAGCAGGGCAGTTGGACTGGATTGTAGCGACAAATGCTTTTGGAATGGGGATACATAAAAATAATGTGCGACAAATTATTCATGAATCTATGCCGTCAACTGTCGCGAATTATATGCAAGAAATTGGTCGAGCAGGTCGTGATGGCAAGGATGCCGTTGCATTTTTGTTATTTTGCGAAGGCGACGAGCAATATGCAAAGTTTATCGTATCGGAAGACTTGCCAAAGGACTTTCATGTGGATCGCTATGCAGAGTATAAAGCAAATGGGGAGCAACCTAATGTCATGCTATCCAATGGCGAAATTTCGGAAGTAGCGTTTCGTGTTGTGAATTATTGGATGGAACGCGAAACAGTTGAACAAGTAAAGGAAAGACTTGGAAACATGCAAATGGCAAAGTTTGACGAAGTGATGGCGATGTTGAAAATTGTTGAAACAACATCCTGTATGCGGGAACTTTTAATCGACTATTTTGGTCAACAAGTAGAGGAGAAGCATGAAAACTGTTGTAGTAATTGTGGTGTGGACATTTCAGCGTTATTAAAAGAACGAGTGGAGCCGAAAAGTCAAAATTCAATGACCGATTGGAAAGCTCGATTGCAACAGATTTTGCTGCGAAACTTGTAA
- a CDS encoding LysM peptidoglycan-binding domain-containing protein, with amino-acid sequence MTKEDYREKVEEHRQEIDLHNEEIAKVSRVKRHRKPGAKKRKNPLMTVLVVFFILLPLSMLGYVWLFYEPQAKAPSDKEVVESDTQQVVIEKQDPEKTPIVDVDESKEDDEAKKQEQADLAKSEQEKQRLIAEEAKKAEEKAMQEQKVAAQKAKELEEKKKAEEQAKAQQKTHLVSPTDNLYQIAIKYYGDGSPANIEKIIKANNLPNDNIFSGQKLIIAP; translated from the coding sequence ATGACAAAGGAAGATTACCGAGAAAAGGTAGAAGAACATCGTCAGGAAATCGATTTACATAATGAGGAAATAGCTAAAGTATCTCGTGTAAAGCGGCATCGAAAACCAGGTGCTAAAAAACGAAAAAATCCACTTATGACAGTACTTGTTGTTTTCTTTATTTTGCTACCATTAAGTATGTTGGGGTATGTTTGGTTATTTTATGAGCCACAAGCAAAGGCCCCTTCAGATAAAGAAGTTGTTGAAAGTGATACACAACAAGTCGTGATTGAAAAACAGGACCCAGAAAAAACACCTATTGTTGATGTAGACGAGTCAAAAGAAGATGACGAAGCTAAAAAGCAAGAACAGGCGGATTTAGCAAAATCTGAACAAGAAAAGCAACGTTTAATCGCGGAAGAGGCAAAAAAGGCTGAAGAAAAAGCCATGCAGGAACAAAAAGTTGCTGCTCAAAAAGCGAAAGAATTAGAAGAAAAGAAAAAAGCGGAAGAACAAGCAAAAGCTCAGCAAAAAACACATTTGGTTAGTCCTACAGACAATTTATACCAAATTGCGATTAAATATTATGGGGATGGAAGTCCAGCCAATATTGAAAAAATAATAAAAGCAAATAATTTACCAAATGACAATATTTTTTCAGGACAAAAATTGATTATTGCACCATAA
- a CDS encoding metallophosphoesterase, whose translation MTFIAIIIALCLSILVYMFKQAHENNVRMHTIHTAGEEETFRLFFISDTHARKINEQMIASITEPVDCVVIGGDFVDRRTPKHIMQENIRLLKTLGPVYFIWGNNDREQGENTLRQLFDKHEIMIIENESIAFKSKNNVKISAIDFQFASRNVEQAFQNCSEQSTIFIAHNPQVFPKVHSKFKPLLSIGAHLHGGQIRIGKFGIQPHGYFAKKDGHYELVSNGYGTTLMPLRLGAKPECHLIKIRFSKNVNKS comes from the coding sequence ATGACCTTTATTGCAATAATAATCGCTCTGTGCTTGAGCATTTTAGTGTATATGTTCAAACAAGCACATGAAAATAACGTACGTATGCACACCATTCATACTGCTGGAGAGGAAGAAACCTTTCGATTATTTTTTATTTCGGATACACATGCGCGAAAAATTAATGAACAAATGATTGCGTCGATTACCGAGCCGGTAGATTGTGTTGTAATTGGTGGTGATTTTGTGGATAGAAGAACACCTAAACACATCATGCAAGAAAATATTCGACTATTGAAAACGTTGGGACCTGTTTATTTCATTTGGGGAAATAATGACCGTGAGCAAGGTGAAAACACACTTCGCCAATTGTTTGATAAACATGAAATTATGATTATTGAAAATGAGTCTATTGCATTTAAAAGTAAAAATAATGTAAAGATAAGTGCAATCGATTTTCAATTTGCATCAAGAAATGTTGAGCAAGCATTTCAAAATTGTAGCGAGCAATCGACCATTTTCATTGCCCATAATCCCCAAGTATTCCCGAAAGTTCATTCGAAGTTTAAGCCATTACTCAGCATAGGGGCACATCTACACGGTGGCCAAATTCGTATAGGAAAATTCGGTATACAACCACATGGCTATTTTGCGAAAAAAGACGGACATTATGAGCTTGTAAGCAATGGATATGGGACGACATTAATGCCGCTTAGGCTTGGTGCAAAACCAGAATGTCATTTAATTAAAATTAGATTCAGTAAGAATGTAAACAAATCATGA
- a CDS encoding YpdA family putative bacillithiol disulfide reductase, which yields MQKVDAIIVGGGPCGLSAAIELQNIGLSPIVIEKGNVVNAIYNYPTHQTFFSTSEKLAIGDVPFIIEERKPKRNQALVYYREVVKAKKVQVNRFEKVQTVEKLEDRFIVQTDKATYETPYVIIATGYYDHPNYLNIPGEKLPKVHHYFKEAHPYFDTDVLIVGGKNSAIDAALELNKAGARVTVVYRGSDYSPSIKPWVLPEFLGLVREGEIAIHFNAAVKEIHDKQAIITIDGEVQTIANDFVFAMTGYHPDHDFIRAMHVKIDDESGRPHFNEETMETNVENLFIAGVIAAGNNANEIFIENGRFHGGQIAQKIANKKN from the coding sequence ATGCAAAAGGTAGATGCAATCATTGTTGGTGGTGGACCTTGTGGCTTATCAGCAGCGATTGAACTACAAAATATCGGCTTATCCCCGATTGTTATTGAAAAAGGAAATGTGGTGAATGCTATTTACAATTATCCAACGCACCAAACCTTTTTTAGCACAAGTGAAAAGTTAGCAATTGGTGATGTGCCCTTTATCATTGAAGAGCGTAAACCAAAGCGCAATCAAGCGTTAGTATATTATCGTGAAGTAGTGAAAGCAAAAAAAGTTCAAGTCAATCGTTTTGAAAAGGTGCAAACCGTCGAGAAATTAGAAGATAGGTTTATTGTTCAAACAGATAAAGCGACTTATGAAACACCGTATGTCATCATTGCAACGGGTTATTATGATCATCCTAATTATTTGAACATACCAGGTGAGAAGTTGCCGAAAGTGCATCATTATTTTAAAGAGGCACATCCTTATTTTGATACCGATGTGCTCATTGTTGGCGGGAAAAACTCTGCCATTGATGCCGCACTTGAATTGAATAAAGCTGGAGCGCGTGTGACGGTTGTCTACCGAGGAAGTGACTATTCTCCAAGCATTAAGCCGTGGGTATTGCCAGAGTTTTTAGGGCTTGTGCGTGAAGGGGAAATCGCGATTCATTTTAATGCAGCAGTGAAGGAAATCCATGATAAACAGGCGATTATTACAATTGACGGGGAAGTGCAAACGATTGCAAATGATTTTGTATTTGCGATGACAGGCTATCACCCGGATCATGACTTTATTCGTGCGATGCATGTCAAAATCGATGATGAATCGGGCAGACCGCATTTTAATGAAGAAACGATGGAAACAAATGTGGAAAATTTATTCATTGCAGGAGTTATTGCTGCTGGAAATAATGCAAATGAAATATTTATTGAAAATGGTCGCTTCCATGGCGGTCAAATCGCACAAAAAATTGCCAACAAGAAAAACTAA
- a CDS encoding asparaginase: protein MKKKVVLITTGGTIASTRNEKNKLESGKLNGDAILAMCQLENDIDIELIDLYQIPSMHMTYDHLNLLNTTVHQVFKDASVSGIVITHGTDSLEETAYFLELTVNDERPIIVTGSQKSPEDIGTDVYSNLRNSLLVALSEQGKNIGTCVVFNEQILHSKYVKKIHSSSINGFGAIGYGMLGYIDNDEVVIYQKPTQREFYSIQSSYPNVEIIYAYLGASSILLNALNEAKVDGVVLIGAGRGQVVPAMIEPIEQLCHNGTKVVLTTSTEEGRVFPTYDYPSSANNLKDIGVVMGGDFDPKKARLKLMLMLANGATNFDSFMH, encoded by the coding sequence TTGAAGAAAAAAGTCGTTTTAATTACTACGGGTGGTACAATTGCAAGCACAAGAAATGAAAAGAATAAACTAGAATCAGGTAAATTAAATGGCGATGCGATTTTAGCGATGTGTCAGTTGGAAAACGACATCGACATCGAGTTAATCGACCTGTATCAAATTCCGTCGATGCATATGACCTATGACCATCTGAACTTATTAAATACAACCGTTCATCAAGTGTTTAAAGATGCTTCGGTTAGCGGGATCGTTATTACACATGGAACAGATAGTTTAGAAGAAACAGCCTATTTTCTAGAGCTTACAGTGAATGATGAACGTCCGATTATTGTGACAGGTTCGCAAAAGTCACCGGAAGATATTGGAACAGATGTGTATTCAAATTTACGAAACTCACTTTTAGTAGCTTTGAGTGAACAAGGGAAAAACATTGGCACATGCGTCGTGTTTAATGAACAAATACTTCATTCGAAATATGTGAAAAAAATCCACTCTTCAAGCATTAATGGATTTGGTGCAATTGGTTATGGCATGCTTGGGTATATTGATAATGATGAAGTTGTAATTTATCAAAAGCCTACGCAAAGAGAGTTTTATTCGATTCAGTCAAGTTACCCAAATGTTGAAATCATTTATGCATACTTAGGGGCAAGTTCGATTTTATTGAATGCTTTAAATGAAGCGAAGGTGGACGGCGTTGTATTGATCGGTGCGGGGCGTGGTCAAGTTGTTCCAGCGATGATTGAGCCGATTGAGCAATTATGTCACAACGGCACGAAAGTTGTTTTGACGACATCAACGGAGGAAGGTCGTGTATTCCCAACGTATGATTATCCTAGTAGTGCCAATAATTTAAAGGACATCGGTGTTGTAATGGGTGGCGATTTTGATCCGAAAAAAGCACGACTTAAATTGATGCTCATGCTTGCAAACGGCGCAACAAATTTTGATTCATTCATGCATTAA
- the prsW gene encoding glutamic-type intramembrane protease PrsW, with protein MFILLISAAIAPGLALLSYFYLRNQMDTEPRRTLLQSFIYGAIITFPILFIQFVLKEEQAFSNVFFSNVIFTSTIEEFFKWLVIFAVILKHVEFDDPYDGVLYGAAVSLGFATVENVIYLLSFGIDQAFMRAFLPVSSHALFGVVMGYYYGKGKFSTVDIQKRYIFLALLAPVILHITYNSILMMKEYFLYAMLPFMFFLWWFALRKVKQAHEHLVEHLSRMGPMS; from the coding sequence ATGTTCATATTATTAATTTCCGCAGCAATTGCGCCGGGATTGGCCCTTTTGAGTTATTTTTACCTTAGAAATCAAATGGACACAGAACCTCGAAGAACGCTTCTTCAATCATTTATTTATGGTGCGATCATTACGTTCCCTATCCTTTTCATTCAATTCGTCTTAAAGGAAGAGCAGGCGTTTTCAAATGTCTTTTTTTCAAATGTCATTTTTACGAGTACAATTGAAGAGTTTTTTAAGTGGCTCGTCATTTTTGCAGTTATTTTAAAACATGTAGAGTTTGATGATCCTTATGATGGGGTTTTGTATGGAGCAGCTGTTTCGTTAGGCTTTGCTACAGTTGAAAACGTTATTTATTTATTATCCTTTGGCATAGACCAAGCGTTTATGCGCGCATTTTTACCTGTATCGAGCCATGCTTTATTTGGCGTTGTGATGGGGTATTATTATGGAAAAGGGAAATTTTCGACAGTGGATATTCAGAAAAGATATATTTTTTTAGCATTGCTCGCACCAGTCATCCTACATATTACGTATAACTCCATTTTAATGATGAAGGAATACTTTTTGTATGCGATGTTGCCATTCATGTTCTTTTTATGGTGGTTTGCCTTAAGAAAGGTGAAACAAGCGCACGAGCATTTAGTGGAACATTTATCTCGCATGGGGCCTATGAGTTAA
- the sleB gene encoding spore cortex-lytic enzyme produces MKKVIYLLAILSLSLSIHASAFSNQDIQRGAFGDDVVELQARLQYISFYHGAIDGKFGYGTYWALREFQEKYGLPVDGIAGKATKDKLANNSDFDKAYVDKQIKAGNRFTYYGGMPLDQQVKKGGGSNSTSSMQLPAKYSEQDLQLMANAVYGEARGEVYEGQVAVAAVILNRLESPEFPDTISEIIFQPLAFTAVADGQIWLQPNERAKQAVLDAINGWDPSENALYYFNPVTATSKWIWSRPQIKQIGEHIFCL; encoded by the coding sequence TTGAAAAAAGTTATTTATTTATTGGCTATTCTTTCATTAAGTCTTTCCATTCATGCATCCGCTTTTTCAAATCAAGATATTCAGCGCGGTGCATTTGGGGATGATGTTGTAGAATTACAAGCTCGTTTGCAGTATATAAGTTTTTATCATGGAGCGATTGACGGAAAGTTTGGCTACGGTACGTACTGGGCTTTACGAGAATTCCAAGAAAAATACGGGTTACCTGTAGATGGTATTGCCGGAAAAGCAACGAAGGATAAACTGGCGAATAACTCAGATTTCGATAAAGCGTATGTAGATAAGCAAATTAAAGCAGGTAATCGTTTTACTTATTACGGCGGGATGCCATTAGACCAGCAAGTGAAAAAAGGGGGCGGTTCAAATTCGACATCTTCTATGCAACTGCCAGCAAAATATAGTGAACAAGATTTACAACTTATGGCAAATGCTGTTTATGGAGAGGCGCGCGGAGAAGTTTATGAAGGTCAAGTCGCAGTCGCGGCAGTTATTTTAAATCGATTGGAATCACCTGAATTTCCGGATACAATTTCAGAAATAATATTCCAACCATTAGCATTTACAGCGGTTGCGGACGGTCAAATTTGGCTTCAACCGAATGAACGAGCGAAACAAGCTGTATTGGATGCAATCAACGGTTGGGATCCATCTGAAAATGCACTGTATTATTTCAACCCTGTGACAGCTACAAGTAAATGGATTTGGTCGAGACCACAAATTAAACAAATAGGAGAGCATATTTTTTGCTTATAA